From the Cryptomeria japonica chromosome 2, Sugi_1.0, whole genome shotgun sequence genome, one window contains:
- the LOC131055377 gene encoding uncharacterized protein LOC131055377, translating to MLEDIGKLEWVKSIVERAKNISKFIYNHALVLSIMRQYTGQKELARPGITRFASNFLTLKSLIKSKAALRRMFVGEEWTSSSYATTTAGIDVVNCIFDEPGFWTPCGETVQVTEPLVVLLRVVDGEKPSMGYIYEGMDRAKEAIRSIYAGDEDKYGPIWEIIDRRWHAAAYYLNPAFRFRDDFKANEEVLSGLYTVVQKLCTDGTASSTMLQLDKYNNREGAIFANSMCIEARTQLQPGRNICKLKILKFMAYAF from the exons atgttggaggatattggtaagcttgaatgggtgaaatcaatagttgaaagggccaaaaatatcagcaagtttatctacaatcatgcattggtccttagcattatgaggcaatacacggggcaaaaggagttggctcgtcctggtatcacgaggtttgcctcaaacttcctcacattgaaatccttgataaaatcaaaggcggctttgaggcgtatgtttgttggtgaggagtggacttcctcatcctatgctacgaccactgcagggatagatgtggtaaattgcatttttgatgagccaggTTTTTGGACCCCCTGTGGAGAAACCGTGCAg gtcactgagcccctcgtagttctcctacgagttgttgatggggagaagccctctatgggctatatatatgagggtatggatagggccaaggaggccattaggtccatatatgcaggagatgaggataagtatggccccatttgggagattattgataggagatggcatgcaGCAGCCTATTACCTCAATCCGGCATTTCGATTCCGTGATGACTTCAAGGCgaatgaggaggttcttagtggccTGTATACAGTGGTTCAGAAGTTGTGTACTGATGGCACAGCCTCAAGTACAATGCTCCAGCTGGATAAATATAATAATCGAGAAGGGGCAATCTTCGCAAACAGCATGTGCATAGAGGCTCGAACACAATTGCAGCCAGGTAGAAATATATGTAAacttaagattcttaagtttatggcttatgcattttaa